In the genome of Dryobates pubescens isolate bDryPub1 chromosome 18, bDryPub1.pri, whole genome shotgun sequence, one region contains:
- the RNF128 gene encoding E3 ubiquitin-protein ligase RNF128, with protein sequence MSSGTALLALAALLCAASPLGPGGAAAAVWPAWLNVSWEDAADQNRSGWEASESGLYGQDSPLQGVSGVLVLPDGRDSFNACSAGTNFSRAPAPGSGGSPDWLALIQRGGGCSFADKIRLAADRGAAAAVIYNYRGTGNEVLPMSHHGAESIVAIMIGNLKGMEILHRINSGMKVTMVIEVGKRQGPWMNQYSIFFISVSFFIVTAATMGYFIFYSARRLRIARAQSKNQRQLKARAKKAIEQLQLRTLKQGDKETGPDGDTCVVCIELYKPNEVVRILTCNHLFHKNCIDPWLLEHRTCPMCKCDILKVLGVEVDVEEGAESVQATMSSGTSNVSAVNEEDNHSETASSGYASVQGADESVLEEHAPTENDNMHLVNNESQPSTVNVLPHVDNPSFEADETQVHDVKT encoded by the exons ATGTCGTCGGGGACCGCGTTGCTGGCGCTGGCCGCGCTGCTCTGCGCCGCCTCGCCGCTGGGTCctggcggggcggcggcggcggtgtgGCCCGCCTGGCTGAACGTGTCGTGGGAGGACGCGGCGGACCAGAACCGGAGCGGCTGGGAGGCGAGCGAGAGCGGCCTGTACGGGCAGGACTCGCCGTTACAGGGGGTCTCCGGTGTGCTGGTTCTGCCCGACGGCCGCGACTCCTTCAACGCCTGTAGCGCGGGCACCAACTTCAGCAGGGCCCCTGCGCCCGGCAGCGGCGGCTCCCCGGACTGGCTCGCCCTCATCCAGCGCGGTGGCGGCTGCTCTTTCGCCGACAAGATCCGTCTGGCCGCGGAccgcggcgccgccgccgctgtcATCTACAACTACCGCGGCACCGGCAACGAAGTGCTGCCCATGTCCCACCACG GTGCCGAAAGCATCGTTGCGATTATGATTGGCAACCTGAAAGGCATGGAGATCTTGCACCGGATTAACAGTGGCATGAAAGTCACCATGGTTATTGAAGTGGGGAAAAGGCAAGGTCCTTGGATGAATCAGTACTCCATCTTCTTCATCTCAGTGTCATTTTTCATCGTCACAGCAGCAACCATGGGCTACTTTATATTTTATTCTGCTCGGAGACTCAGGATTGCAAGAGCCCAGTCCAAGAATCAG CGACAGCTGAAGGCCAGGGCTAAGAAGGCCATTGAACAGTTACAGCTGCGTACCCTGAAGCAAGGGGACAAG GAAACTGGTCCTGATGGAGATACCTGTGTGGTGTGCATCGAGCTGTACAAGCCAAATGAAGTAGTGCGCATTCTGACTTGCAA tCATCTCTTCCACAAGAACTGTATTGACCCCTGGCTTCTGGAACACAGGACATGCCCCATGTGCAAATGTGACATACTCAAAGTTTTGGGTGTTGAG gTGGATGTAGAAGAAGGAGCTGAGTCTGTGCAAGCCACAATGTCAAGTGGGACATCAAATGTCTCGGCAGTTAATGAAGAGGATAATCATAGTGAAACAGCATCATCTGGATATGCTTCTGTACAAGGAGCAGATGAATCTGTTCTGGAGGAACATGCACCAACAGAAA ATGACAACATGCATCTTGTAAACAATGAATCCCAGCCCTCCACTGTGAATGTCCTTCCACATGTTGACAACCCAAGTTTTGAGGCAGATGAAACACAAGTTCATGATGTCAAAACCTAA